TGTTTCGATTTGTTTGTTCTCGTCGGGAAATGTGCTCTTGCATTCAAGAAGTGAAATCTCTGCAGTTGTTTCTTGTGTACGAGTACACGGCGGAGGGGCGGCCCCGGTTTGGGCTGAGTTTGGGGCTGTTCGTCGATTGTCTCAACACATTTTCTACCCCTGGACATGCCCCTGTGATCGAAATCCGGTACCCTGGCCCTGACATGCAGCTTCTTTTGAAGTAAGCTCCTGTGTTTTGGTTTAATTATTTCCTTTGCATGTTCTATGATGTAACTATATTCTGAATGGGCAGATGTTGGATTGGTGAAATAAGTAGTATGTGTTCTTTGTTTGTATGCACATCGGGTGCCGATCTTCTTGATTTAGCAGGCAGATCGACATTCAAGTGGGTTACAAGGGTTGCTATGTTTAGGGAAATGAGTTACATCAAACCGATTGGTCATTGCAATTGACTTTGAGAATTGTTATGGCACTATAGCCTATGTAATTAAGGTGCAGGGATATATAGTTGTCCTAGAGATCTAGGCAACCAAGGGAAATTGTTATGGCACTATAGTTGTCCTAGAGATCGACATTTAGGGAACCAAGGGCAATAAGTAGTTGTCCTAGAGATCCATTTAAGCACTTAAGATTTGATGCGAGTCACATTCATCAATTATATACTACTatgcaaaagagagaacgagcaaACTAAGAGACTTGTATAAATATGGTACTTAGCGCTGTAACCCCTTCTTTCTCTAACACCCTTATCGCCGTTGAACAGAGGTGAAACATAGCTAATGTAACATATTCTGTCCTGCAAGAAAGCGTGCTGATATTCATGATGAAAGCTCTATATGTGTGTTAGTGTTAGCTCAATTCTTTTCGATGATTTTGCCCGAGCTACAGTGGCACTGAATTCATGCTTGGACGTCTCTCGTATTCAATGAGCTTAGAGCGTGCATTATGTTGTTGggccataatatatatatatatatatatatatatatattaaattacttaTAACTGAAAACCAGTTCACTGGTTAATCGAACCGGATGAACTCATTTTGAACCAGTTCGGTTAGGTAGCTCTGAAATGGTTGCAGTTCGGGTTCCTGAGTAACTTGCTCTAGCtgaactgaattttttttttcagtttggtTTGGTTTGACCCTTAATGGTTCGGTTCAGACCTCTTTGAACACCCCTATGTGTTGGTATACAATGGTCTTTCTGGCTAAATAATAAATACTTTCCCATTGATAATTCCTATCTAGTTGGGAAACGAAAGATGGATCTACTGATTATAAACTTTGAAGCTTGTTGCAGTGAAGAATTAATTCCCTAATTCCATGTTGattatttgataaaataaaatgagttggtatatatttaaaattttatatgaggTTAGCataatatcttttaaaaaaaCAATCCAGAAGAAATTCCTAAAACGAATATTCCAACTATATTTAGTAAGAAAatcctaaaattattattagtGATAGTACTTCTTTAGTAAAAAATGCTTTATCTACTTTCATGGTCTCGTATAGAGTATTCTTCTCCATTTTGGGACTTATTGTGGTTGGGAGAAGTCTTCACCATGAAAATATTTGGTGCTTTTGTGAAAATGCTATGGCAACACCAAGATCATATGGCAATATTGGAATGGCAAGAAGGGATACAAGTGGTAGTTCCCAATTTTAAATGTCCAGCTATAAACTTCGGTCACGGGAGGATGctctattttaattttattcatgTCTGAGGAAACCTCAACCTAAATCCCAAGGATCAACAGTTTTTCTCTCTTTTGTCTTCTCCATCCAATATGGTATGGGCTaatgacctccttcaccatccaTTTTGATCAATCCCCTTTTGCCTCTCCTTTGGTCAATCACATTAATGACCACTGATTTATTATCATCAACTAGTCCATTGAGAATGATTATAATGGCTAGTGATGCAAACTGTCTTTGGTTGTGTCAACTGTCAAGTATGGCAGGAACCATAACCACAGGTAAACGACCCATCCGCTTTTGCTTGTGGTCAATCTTGACTTGCTATACTTAAGGTCTAATAGCTTGTTCCAGTGCTTCCATATTGTATCCACACGTGTTTTCTTCCTAGATGCTCAATGGATTATCACTAATACAATGCATCATTGCCATTTCATAGAATAGGCTTTGACTtttatgatgaagatatgcttgaTTGATATTCTTTGTAAAATTTGAAATTCTATAAATTCATCATTGTAGGACAGTAGATTCTCCGGATGCTTGCATCTATGCGGAGATTAGAACAAGGATTCCCGACACCATATCATGGGACTATAATTTTCAGCCTACCGGAAATGTTCATGCCACATTTACAGTCAGGGTATTGCACTATCCTTGGCCTATATTGTTTTAATCCTAAAGCAGTTCGGATGCTAATTGTGGTCCTGCTTCCTCATGATTGTTAGTCTGCTGTACTAAAGGAAGCAGTTGATGATCTTGAATGGCCTGGCTCCAGCATCCAAATAGTTCTACAACCAGACCCTCCTTCCGTTATACTCAGAGGTGAAGGTCATGGTGACTTGCAGGTTTGAAAATGTCTTTATCTTGAACTTGCCTCATTGCTGAGAAACCCATTTTTATTTACAAACAATTTAAACTTCTGACAGGTAGAGTTCCCCTATTATGCAAATACCGAGCTTTTGATTGCATTCCAGTGCGACCACCGTGTGTCGTACAGGTAAACTGCATTTTCTGGATTACCTGACAATTACGTAGTGTTCTACATTTAATTGGTTAAATTCATAGGTACAAGTACAAGTTTCTCCGTGCGACAACTTCACACATTCCTAATAGCATTTTGAAGGACAATAGAGGAAGCAAAGTGACAATTGGGAGGGGAGGGATGCTGAAGATACAGCATCTGGTATCGGTTAAAAGAGCAGGTGGCCAGCACTCCCATGGTGATACCAGTGGTGGTATTCAGCAGCTTAGCCGTATTGCTTACATCGAGTTCTTTGTCAAACCTGAAGAAGATGAAAACCCTGTAAATGACACCTAATGACGTTCCATTTCTGCACAAGCATGCACAGAATGATCTACAGGTCTGCTTCATCTTCTGCTTTCGAATTCCCTAGTGAAAGACTCTTTTCTCTTCTAATATGGACTCATGAAATCGGTCTCTTATATTCAAGGTGTAGATTAAACCGGCATAAGTAGATTATATGTGTACCTATCTGGTTCAGGGTGCCTGTTGGTAAATTTCCTCTACACGCATGTATAAATTTAGCATCATAATATTCTCTGGAACGTGTGCTTTGTGTATTTTCTAAGATAATTTATGACAGGGATAATGGAACAAGAGTTTCGCGCTCCCTGAATTCTATCCTGATTTGACCTTCTCTGTTCTTCGTTACAATCACAAGTCCAAGCAATCTACACCATGAACTCTTCCACTTATGAGTTCATGATTTGGAGGATTTCCTTTGGTCGTTATAACAACATTGGCATAATATGTTTAatttttctgttcttttgctACAGATTATATTTTTTGTGTAATTTTTAGGGATTATTCACTGATTTGACTTGGACTATTCCTCTTTCAATTTGACTTACTTTTGGACCTgatcgaaatggatttgattttaaGATAAAATAAACCTCGTTTATCGTACAATAAATTACAAAAGTTTTTATGGTATTTGAGATCACATCTAGCTGTGGGTTTGTGTAAAGCCATAGCACAAGGATTCTGGACCTAAGTTGGATCACAGATCACTTTGCATTGCTAGTCCCTGCTCATCCTAATATAGTCAAAGAATGAAGAACTGACGTGGATATAATTCCATTCATTTCAGAGATGTTGACCAAGCAAAAGTCAAAGTTAAGTTCCAGGTCGGCATGTGAAGCTAAGGATTTCATTTAATTATTTATCTAACTTCGTGTTGCTactattatttattttctcttcttcctcctcgcctATGGCAAGACCAAGATCATGACCTCTTAGCCTTCACCGTTACGAAAGAGAAGAGGAGACAATGGGCATGGTGGCGATGTCATTGTCGTTCGCGTTGGTGTTGACCATCATGGCGTCGTTGATGTGGACGGCGAGGCCGTAGATCCGGGAGATGGAGGTGCAGTCGGACCCT
The window above is part of the Musa acuminata AAA Group cultivar baxijiao chromosome BXJ1-1, Cavendish_Baxijiao_AAA, whole genome shotgun sequence genome. Proteins encoded here:
- the LOC135680498 gene encoding uncharacterized protein LOC135680498, whose amino-acid sequence is MSSYAGMGGDAPDLVCQLDCAQGMVDALSSVRWKRHQDAVVEISEHGVVLIVEESGCLQAKVYLKRELFLVYEYTAEGRPRFGLSLGLFVDCLNTFSTPGHAPVIEIRYPGPDMQLLLKTVDSPDACIYAEIRTRIPDTISWDYNFQPTGNVHATFTVRSAVLKEAVDDLEWPGSSIQIVLQPDPPSVILRGEGHGDLQVEFPYYANTELLIAFQCDHRVSYRYKYKFLRATTSHIPNSILKDNRGSKVTIGRGGMLKIQHLVSVKRAGGQHSHGDTSGGIQQLSRIAYIEFFVKPEEDENPVNDT